In the genome of Candidatus Saccharibacteria bacterium oral taxon 488, one region contains:
- a CDS encoding vitamin K epoxide reductase, translating into MFDMLHKWLSNKDSKRQQFAALALLLGSGLGLLASFVLSIEALTLAKNSHAVLNCDLNAAISCSAVANHWSATPLGFPNSFIGMMTLPVMVTIAVALLAGVKLPKWFMWGAQLGAVAGLLFAGWMFYMSYVEIGALCPWCLTLDAGMLLVCYGLTRYNVVTRMVGGRRMRKFVDRGFDTFLLALVTVVIVVVILATFGRELFA; encoded by the coding sequence ATGTTTGATATGCTGCATAAGTGGCTCTCAAACAAAGATTCAAAACGCCAGCAGTTCGCAGCATTAGCGCTGCTGCTCGGCAGCGGCTTGGGCTTGTTAGCTTCGTTTGTGCTGTCGATCGAGGCGCTGACGCTTGCTAAAAATTCGCATGCCGTGCTGAACTGCGACTTGAACGCGGCGATAAGCTGTTCGGCGGTGGCAAACCACTGGTCGGCGACACCACTCGGCTTTCCTAATAGTTTCATCGGTATGATGACGCTACCAGTGATGGTGACAATTGCGGTGGCGCTGCTAGCGGGTGTGAAGTTGCCGAAATGGTTTATGTGGGGCGCGCAGCTTGGCGCGGTGGCGGGCTTGCTGTTTGCTGGTTGGATGTTTTATATGAGTTATGTTGAGATTGGCGCGTTGTGTCCGTGGTGCTTGACACTGGACGCGGGTATGCTGCTGGTCTGTTACGGACTGACTAGATATAATGTGGTGACTAGGATGGTTGGCGGTAGGCGTATGAGAAAATTTGTCGACCGGGGATTTGACACGTTCCTGTTGGCGCTAGTGACCGTTGTGATCGTTGTTGTTATTTTAGCAACATTTGGGCGTGAGCTATTTGCATAA
- the map gene encoding type I methionyl aminopeptidase has product MPTLITGEKTPQQMKDMRECGRMLATIYDELRQQVTAGMSELDVNEFVAGRIKDFGAEATYLTDEVKFPGVICVSTNEQLVHSFPTEYVFEKGDVVSFDLVIGYRGMKTDSAFTMVIDEEPRGAKKHLLHATEQSLYAGIDAISGGGTRVGDISAAVEAVLKKAKLGIIRELVGHGVGLQMHMSPEIPNYGRRGTGPVLHAGDTIAIEPMASLGSEKIVTEDDGWTISLKDGSLGAHFEHTVLITETGAEILTTL; this is encoded by the coding sequence ATGCCAACTTTAATTACTGGCGAAAAAACGCCGCAGCAGATGAAGGATATGCGCGAATGCGGGCGGATGTTGGCGACAATTTATGATGAATTGCGCCAGCAGGTGACGGCTGGAATGAGCGAGCTGGATGTTAATGAGTTTGTGGCTGGGCGAATTAAGGATTTCGGCGCGGAAGCGACGTATTTGACGGATGAGGTGAAATTTCCAGGGGTGATTTGCGTGTCGACCAATGAGCAATTGGTGCACTCATTTCCGACAGAATATGTGTTCGAGAAGGGCGACGTGGTGAGCTTTGATCTGGTGATCGGCTACCGTGGTATGAAAACCGATAGCGCCTTTACGATGGTGATTGACGAAGAGCCGCGCGGCGCTAAGAAGCATTTACTGCACGCGACGGAACAGAGTTTGTATGCGGGAATTGATGCGATTTCCGGTGGCGGGACGCGCGTTGGCGATATCTCGGCAGCCGTGGAAGCGGTGCTGAAAAAAGCCAAACTAGGTATCATTCGCGAACTGGTTGGTCACGGCGTGGGGCTACAGATGCACATGAGTCCAGAGATTCCAAACTATGGCCGTCGTGGTACCGGTCCAGTATTGCACGCGGGCGACACGATTGCTATTGAGCCGATGGCTAGCCTCGGCAGTGAGAAAATTGTGACCGAGGACGACGGCTGGACGATTAGCCTGAAAGACGGCAGCTTGGGCGCGCATTTTGAACATACTGTGTTGATTACTGAGACGGGCGCGGAGATTTTGACGACGCTCTAG
- the nrdR gene encoding transcriptional repressor NrdR — MSGFNIGDSRVIESREVSDGVAIRRRRETPDGRRFTTYERVEKPNLIVIKKNGSRELFDRVKLAHAVRQSVGKFLKSDEEVESIITAVEDKLYALGASEVPSRQIGEFVLDELAKRNEVAYVRFASVFQKFETLDDFVKILEQRRQKGQE; from the coding sequence ATGAGCGGATTTAACATTGGGGATAGCCGCGTGATCGAGTCGCGAGAGGTTTCTGATGGTGTAGCGATTCGCCGCCGCCGCGAGACGCCGGATGGACGGCGTTTCACTACGTATGAACGCGTGGAAAAGCCAAACCTCATTGTGATCAAGAAAAACGGCAGCCGCGAATTATTTGATAGAGTCAAGTTAGCGCATGCGGTGCGCCAGTCGGTTGGCAAATTCCTTAAATCTGATGAGGAAGTCGAGTCGATTATCACGGCGGTTGAAGATAAGTTGTATGCCCTGGGCGCCTCAGAAGTGCCGTCGCGGCAGATCGGCGAGTTTGTACTGGATGAGTTAGCGAAGCGTAACGAGGTGGCGTATGTACGTTTTGCCAGTGTGTTTCAGAAGTTTGAGACGCTGGATGATTTCGTCAAGATATTGGAACAACGCCGCCAGAAAGGACAAGAATAA
- the ftsZ gene encoding cell division protein FtsZ — MPQITPSEVQTFASIKVVGVGGAGGSAINRMKDAGLAGVQFIAMNTDAQALHNSKADVKIHLGHTTTNGLGAGADPMVGEAAANESREEIRQALEGADMVFVTIGAGGGTGSGAGHIVAEIAREMDILVVGVATRPFSFEGEKRRVNADWAITHLGRQVDTLITIPNDRLLQTIDRRTPLLETFKIADDVLRQGVQGISELITEHGLINLDFADVKAVMSRAGSALMGIGRADGENRAVQAAQQAIESPLIEVSIDGAKGVLFNVTGGYDMSMAEIQEAAEVITSAVSPDANIIFGATLKPELEDEVIITVIATGFDSETYHDHEVSLTSEVSHESETEVDDEVVEGIDLELSEQSGATDFTSEQENNIWDQPAEDEADEDDTPAFLRRRKKNKEE, encoded by the coding sequence ATGCCGCAGATTACACCAAGTGAAGTTCAAACGTTTGCCAGTATCAAAGTTGTCGGTGTCGGTGGAGCTGGTGGTTCGGCCATCAATCGGATGAAAGATGCGGGGCTCGCTGGCGTGCAGTTTATCGCCATGAACACTGATGCTCAGGCGCTGCACAATTCCAAGGCAGATGTCAAGATTCATCTCGGGCACACTACGACCAATGGGCTGGGCGCCGGTGCTGATCCGATGGTGGGTGAGGCGGCGGCTAATGAGTCGCGCGAGGAGATTCGCCAGGCACTTGAGGGTGCGGACATGGTGTTTGTGACGATTGGTGCTGGTGGCGGCACTGGATCGGGCGCTGGGCATATCGTGGCGGAGATTGCTCGCGAGATGGACATCCTGGTGGTTGGCGTGGCGACGCGGCCGTTTAGTTTTGAAGGCGAGAAGCGTCGGGTGAATGCAGACTGGGCAATTACTCATCTGGGTCGCCAGGTTGATACCTTGATCACCATCCCGAACGATCGACTACTGCAGACGATTGATCGGCGGACGCCGCTGCTCGAGACGTTCAAGATTGCTGACGATGTGCTGCGCCAAGGCGTGCAGGGTATCTCGGAGTTAATTACCGAGCATGGTTTGATTAATCTCGACTTTGCTGACGTCAAGGCGGTGATGAGTCGGGCTGGTTCGGCGCTGATGGGGATCGGTCGGGCCGATGGCGAGAACCGTGCGGTGCAGGCCGCTCAGCAAGCGATTGAGAGTCCGCTGATCGAGGTGTCGATTGACGGCGCGAAGGGTGTGCTGTTTAACGTGACTGGTGGCTATGACATGAGCATGGCAGAGATCCAGGAGGCAGCTGAGGTAATTACCAGCGCGGTCAGCCCTGATGCCAATATTATCTTTGGAGCGACGCTCAAGCCAGAGCTCGAAGACGAGGTGATCATCACGGTTATCGCTACTGGGTTTGATAGCGAGACGTATCATGATCACGAGGTGAGTTTGACGAGTGAAGTGTCGCATGAATCAGAGACTGAGGTTGATGACGAGGTGGTTGAAGGGATTGATCTGGAGCTCAGTGAGCAGAGCGGAGCGACGGACTTTACGTCTGAGCAGGAAAATAACATCTGGGATCAGCCAGCTGAGGATGAGGCGGACGAAGATGATACGCCAGCCTTCCTTCGTCGCCGCAAAAAGAACAAGGAGGAATAA
- the ftsA gene encoding cell division protein FtsA, whose amino-acid sequence MQEQSRYVVGIDVGTKTVRCVVGHIGESGLPNIVGVGVSENSGMRKGAVSNLTGPAAAIDKALEAAERMSGHHINAAALSVNGSHILSTKADGMIAVGMSGGEVTDEDVLRIEEVATTGKVPANREILEIVPHAYRLDGQDNIKDPVGMSGTRLELRANVVSGLTPYVANLRRSAEMANVTASSLTPSVLAAARAVLSESQIENGVAVIDIGGSTTGVAVFEEGDLQHVAVIPMGAQNVTNDVAIGLKTDPEIAEAVKLAHARLGGGKAGRVDTKHDKQVYTFEQSEIDEIVEARYEEIFELVAKELKRAGGIGRLPSGVVLVGGGAKVKDLVEFAKNSLGVAAKLGVPAGYAGVSDEANGPEFAAAIGLMLIDGAGAERAEHAQSKVGSVTKKAGGMISRLLARFK is encoded by the coding sequence ATGCAAGAACAATCTCGATATGTGGTAGGAATTGATGTTGGTACGAAGACCGTGCGCTGCGTGGTTGGACATATCGGGGAGTCGGGGCTGCCAAACATTGTTGGTGTCGGCGTTAGTGAGAATAGCGGCATGCGTAAAGGTGCGGTATCGAACTTGACGGGGCCGGCGGCAGCAATTGACAAGGCGCTCGAGGCGGCTGAACGCATGAGCGGCCATCATATCAATGCAGCAGCATTGAGTGTGAATGGGTCGCATATCTTGAGCACCAAGGCTGATGGTATGATCGCGGTGGGGATGAGTGGCGGTGAAGTGACGGACGAGGATGTGCTGCGGATTGAGGAAGTGGCGACGACCGGGAAGGTGCCGGCGAATCGAGAGATTTTGGAGATTGTGCCGCATGCCTATCGGTTGGATGGACAGGACAACATCAAGGATCCGGTGGGGATGAGTGGCACGCGTCTGGAGCTGCGAGCAAATGTGGTCTCGGGCTTGACGCCGTATGTGGCGAATTTACGCCGGTCGGCCGAGATGGCGAATGTCACTGCCTCGAGCCTGACACCGAGCGTGTTGGCAGCGGCGCGAGCGGTGCTCAGTGAGTCGCAGATTGAGAACGGCGTGGCAGTTATCGACATTGGCGGTAGCACGACCGGTGTGGCCGTGTTTGAAGAGGGTGATTTACAGCACGTAGCGGTGATCCCGATGGGAGCGCAGAATGTGACAAATGATGTGGCGATTGGACTAAAGACCGACCCGGAGATCGCTGAGGCGGTCAAATTGGCGCACGCCCGGCTGGGCGGCGGTAAGGCTGGTCGCGTTGATACCAAGCACGACAAACAGGTGTATACGTTTGAACAAAGCGAGATTGACGAGATTGTCGAGGCGCGCTACGAGGAGATTTTCGAGCTAGTCGCCAAAGAATTGAAGCGGGCCGGCGGTATCGGACGGCTGCCAAGTGGTGTGGTGCTGGTTGGTGGTGGCGCCAAGGTTAAGGATCTGGTCGAATTTGCGAAAAATAGCCTCGGCGTGGCGGCTAAACTAGGCGTGCCGGCAGGATATGCGGGCGTGAGCGACGAGGCTAATGGGCCGGAGTTTGCAGCGGCAATTGGTCTGATGCTCATTGACGGGGCAGGGGCCGAGCGGGCCGAGCACGCGCAGAGCAAAGTGGGTTCGGTGACAAAGAAAGCCGGCGGAATGATTAGTCGATTGCTAGCGAGGTTTAAGTAG
- a CDS encoding GatB/YqeY domain-containing protein, with protein sequence MSALKARIADEMKAALLGRHRFRGDVLRSLKAAILNEEVSLGRRDEGLNDAEVEKVIAREVKKRKESAALYWANGRAELAEPEEKEAAILQEFLPKQLSEDEIRAMVEAAVADLDATMQQMGQVIGAVKTKAGNAADGALIAKITKETLAKQ encoded by the coding sequence ATGTCGGCGCTAAAAGCGCGTATTGCTGATGAAATGAAAGCCGCTCTTCTAGGGCGGCATCGTTTTCGGGGTGATGTCCTGCGTAGTTTGAAGGCGGCAATTCTTAATGAGGAGGTGTCGCTCGGTAGGCGCGACGAGGGCCTAAACGATGCAGAAGTGGAGAAGGTTATTGCCCGTGAAGTTAAAAAACGCAAAGAAAGTGCCGCGTTATACTGGGCGAATGGCCGAGCGGAACTAGCTGAACCAGAGGAGAAGGAGGCGGCAATTTTACAGGAATTTTTGCCTAAACAGCTGAGCGAAGACGAGATTCGGGCAATGGTCGAGGCAGCGGTTGCTGATTTGGATGCGACGATGCAACAAATGGGTCAGGTGATTGGCGCGGTGAAGACTAAAGCCGGCAATGCGGCTGATGGCGCCTTGATTGCGAAAATTACCAAAGAAACGTTAGCAAAACAATAA
- a CDS encoding AAA family ATPase: protein MILLFGPPGAGKSMQGQMLAARQGWKWLSTGEMLRRSNDPAVIDILRSGELVSDELIYQVFEQAVQDARDRNYPNIIVDGFPRTKEQAAWLDEYMAQMNEKIDTVISLEVPEAEIMRRLEKRGRLEDTPEAIARRMTIYRQKMYPVLGIFAEAGVRIVHLDGVGTAGEVHDRIYEEAAYACQL, encoded by the coding sequence ATGATCTTATTATTTGGGCCGCCAGGGGCCGGTAAAAGTATGCAGGGGCAGATGTTGGCGGCGCGTCAGGGTTGGAAATGGCTATCGACCGGCGAGATGTTGCGCCGAAGTAATGATCCGGCGGTGATCGATATTTTACGCTCGGGGGAGTTGGTAAGCGATGAATTGATTTACCAAGTGTTTGAGCAGGCGGTGCAGGATGCGCGCGATAGAAACTATCCAAATATTATTGTCGACGGCTTTCCGCGGACGAAGGAGCAGGCGGCGTGGCTGGATGAGTATATGGCGCAGATGAATGAGAAGATTGATACGGTGATTTCGTTGGAAGTGCCGGAGGCGGAGATTATGCGGCGACTAGAAAAGCGTGGCCGGTTGGAGGATACGCCAGAGGCAATTGCCCGGCGGATGACGATTTATCGGCAAAAAATGTATCCGGTGTTAGGTATTTTTGCCGAGGCAGGGGTTAGGATTGTCCATTTGGATGGCGTCGGTACGGCTGGCGAAGTGCATGACCGGATTTATGAAGAGGCGGCGTACGCATGCCAACTTTAA